The following are encoded in a window of Rubellicoccus peritrichatus genomic DNA:
- the thiC gene encoding phosphomethylpyrimidine synthase ThiC: MSENNETTESLFPSSTRIYVEGSRPDLKVPMREISLSQTRQPDGTLEDNAPVRVYDTSGAWGDPEFHHDVKQGLPSIRAEWIRERGDVEVIKGRELKPMDDGYLSEAHRAKAEKEGARNHIEYFKRNDREILRAKSGAKSVSQLHYARQGIITPEMEYIAIRENMKLHQAKEEALTSAERAGLPSNDQRKQHPGQSWGAAIPEEITPEFVRDEVARGRAIIPANINHPELEPMIIGRNFLVKINTNIGNSAVASSIEEEVEKMRWSVKWGGDTLMDLSTGKNIHQTREWILRNCPVPVGTVPIYQALEKVNGKAEDLTWEIYKDTLIEQAEQGVDYFTIHAGVLLRYIPQTARRMTGIVSRGGSIMAKWCLSHHKENFLYTHWDEICEICAAYDVSFSIGDGLRPGSIADANDAAQFGELEVQGGLTERAWEHGVQVMNEGPGHVPMHMIQENMEKQLEWCHEAPFYTLGPLTTDIAPGYDHITSGIGAAMIGWYGCAMLCYVTPKEHLGLPDRDDVRDGVITYKIAAHAADLAKGHPAAQFRDNALSKARFEFRWEDQFNLSLDPEKAKEFHDQTLPQEGAKTAHFCSMCGPNFCSMKITQDVRDFADKQGISEEEALAKGMEQKAKEFKDSGAEVYS; encoded by the coding sequence ATGAGCGAAAACAACGAAACCACTGAATCTCTCTTTCCCAGCTCTACGCGCATTTATGTCGAGGGATCGCGTCCTGATCTGAAAGTGCCAATGCGCGAAATTTCACTTTCGCAGACCCGCCAGCCGGACGGCACTTTGGAAGACAACGCTCCTGTTCGTGTTTACGACACATCGGGTGCGTGGGGAGATCCGGAATTCCACCACGACGTTAAACAGGGCCTGCCTTCGATCCGCGCTGAGTGGATTCGCGAACGTGGTGATGTTGAAGTTATTAAAGGTCGTGAGCTGAAGCCCATGGACGACGGTTATCTTTCAGAGGCTCATCGCGCCAAGGCGGAAAAAGAGGGAGCGCGCAATCACATCGAGTATTTCAAGCGCAATGATCGTGAGATTCTCCGAGCGAAGTCAGGTGCCAAGTCCGTCAGCCAGCTGCATTATGCGCGTCAGGGCATTATTACGCCGGAGATGGAGTACATTGCGATTCGCGAGAACATGAAGCTTCATCAGGCGAAGGAGGAAGCGCTGACTTCGGCTGAGCGCGCCGGGTTGCCTTCCAATGATCAGCGTAAGCAGCATCCAGGACAATCCTGGGGCGCAGCCATCCCCGAAGAGATCACGCCGGAGTTTGTCCGCGACGAAGTCGCCCGTGGCCGTGCGATCATTCCAGCCAATATCAATCACCCGGAGCTGGAGCCGATGATCATTGGTCGTAATTTCCTGGTGAAGATCAACACCAATATCGGTAACAGCGCCGTGGCCTCTTCCATCGAGGAAGAAGTGGAAAAGATGCGCTGGTCTGTCAAATGGGGTGGGGACACTCTGATGGATTTATCCACTGGCAAAAACATACATCAGACTCGCGAGTGGATTTTGCGTAATTGCCCGGTGCCGGTTGGAACGGTGCCGATCTATCAAGCCTTGGAAAAGGTGAACGGAAAAGCCGAAGACCTGACTTGGGAGATCTACAAGGACACACTGATTGAGCAGGCCGAGCAGGGAGTTGATTATTTTACGATTCATGCTGGAGTGCTCCTTCGTTACATTCCGCAAACCGCACGTCGTATGACAGGTATCGTATCACGCGGTGGCTCCATCATGGCGAAGTGGTGCCTTTCCCATCACAAGGAAAATTTCCTCTATACCCATTGGGATGAAATTTGCGAAATCTGCGCCGCTTATGATGTCAGCTTTTCAATTGGCGATGGATTGCGTCCGGGGTCTATTGCTGATGCCAATGACGCCGCCCAGTTCGGTGAGTTGGAAGTGCAGGGTGGCTTGACTGAGCGTGCCTGGGAACACGGAGTTCAGGTCATGAACGAAGGCCCGGGACACGTGCCGATGCACATGATTCAGGAGAACATGGAAAAACAGCTTGAGTGGTGCCACGAAGCGCCGTTCTACACGCTTGGGCCGTTGACCACGGATATTGCTCCAGGATACGATCATATCACCAGTGGCATTGGTGCCGCTATGATTGGCTGGTATGGTTGCGCTATGCTTTGCTACGTGACTCCCAAGGAGCACCTTGGTTTGCCGGACCGCGATGATGTTCGCGATGGTGTGATCACTTACAAGATTGCAGCCCACGCCGCTGATCTGGCCAAGGGACATCCGGCAGCACAGTTCCGCGATAATGCATTGTCCAAAGCGCGTTTTGAGTTTCGTTGGGAAGACCAGTTCAATCTTTCACTCGACCCGGAAAAGGCCAAAGAGTTTCACGACCAGACCCTTCCACAGGAAGGCGCCAAGACTGCGCACTTCTGCTCGATGTGTGGCCCGAATTTTTGTTCGATGAAGATCACTCAGGATGTTCGCGACTTTGCCGACAAGCAGGGCATCAGCGAAGAGGAGGCTCTGGCCAAAGGTATGGAACAGAAAGCCAAGGAGTTTAAGGACTCCGGTGCTGAAGTGTACTCCTGA
- a CDS encoding biopolymer transporter ExbD, which translates to MIQRKKRPEEKVTIPIAPMIDCVFLLLIYFMVSSTLQRQEADISFQLPGTVEQDEPLEMPDEQIIEITDQGQVIVNDYKYDNPQSARYIELASMLTRFRQASDANQVEALVTVAPSDGTAHQMIIKVMDAISLAGIEGVNFSFGEE; encoded by the coding sequence ATGATTCAGCGAAAGAAAAGGCCGGAAGAAAAGGTCACGATTCCCATCGCGCCAATGATCGACTGTGTCTTTCTACTGCTGATTTACTTTATGGTCTCCTCCACATTGCAACGCCAGGAAGCGGATATCAGCTTTCAGCTGCCGGGCACTGTTGAGCAGGATGAGCCGCTTGAAATGCCGGACGAGCAGATCATCGAGATCACGGATCAGGGACAGGTCATCGTCAATGACTACAAGTATGACAATCCGCAGTCAGCCCGTTACATCGAGCTGGCCTCCATGCTGACCCGTTTTCGTCAAGCTTCCGACGCCAACCAGGTCGAAGCCCTTGTGACGGTTGCCCCGTCAGATGGAACGGCCCACCAGATGATCATTAAGGTGATGGACGCAATATCCCTTGCTGGGATCGAGGGCGTGAACTTCTCTTTTGGTGAAGAGTAG